A genomic window from Gossypium hirsutum isolate 1008001.06 chromosome D10, Gossypium_hirsutum_v2.1, whole genome shotgun sequence includes:
- the LOC107914159 gene encoding uncharacterized protein isoform X1 gives MGGCLGCYEKPSFNPLVNESSKGLNVQGQTVRKASISEDFWTTSTCDMDNSAVQSQGSISSISTSNQTLDLHGSVATANAPAEFVNHGLLLWNQIRQRWVGNRRSQNRKQLVQEPKLNTHCLSMVKQFWLCSWNATYENLLGSNKPFPQPIPLSEMIDFLVDVWEQEGLYD, from the exons ATGGG TGGTTGTCTAGGATGCTATGAGAAGCCGAGTTTCAATCCCTTGGTGAATGAATCGTCAAAAGGACTAAACGTTCAAGGTCAGACAGTCAGGAAAGCCAGCATATCAGAAGATTTCTGGACCACTAGCACTTGTGATATGGACAACAGTGCTGTGCAGTCACAGGGAAGCATCTCATCGATCAGCACAAGCAACCAGACACTTGATCTGCATGGCAGTGTTGCAACTGCTAATGCCCCAGCTGAATTTGTAAATCATG GCCTTCTTCTCTGGAATCAAATTAGGCAGCGCTGGGTGGGAAACAGGAGGTCTCAAAATCGGAAGCAATTGGTTCAAGAACCCAAGCTAAA CACTCATTGTCTCAGCATGGTTAAACAATTCTGGCTTTGCAGTTGGAATGCGACTTATGAAAATTTACTTGGAAGCAACAAGCCATTCCCTCAGCCTATTCCTCTTTCT GAAATGATAGATTTTCTCGTGGATGTTTGGGAGCAGGAAGGGTTGTATGACTGA
- the LOC107915299 gene encoding EPIDERMAL PATTERNING FACTOR-like protein 8 has translation MAATSRIYPIALTLAFIFFITFLIPSVGAVESGDSERWLQQSKMVLGSRPPRCVNKCLSCRPCMAALVIPSHQWNKFKATNHGDGDDNYYLLSWKCKCGDKLFQP, from the exons ATGGCTGCTACATCAAGAATCTACCCCATTGCACTCACCCTggctttcattttctttattacaTTTCTGATTCCTTCAG TTGGGGCAGTAGAGTCAGGTGACAGTGAGAGATGGTTGCAGCAAAGTAAAATGGTGTTGGGGTCAAGGCCTCCCCGTTGTGTGAACAAGTGCTTGAGTTGCAGGCCTTGCATGGCTGCTCTTGTCATTCCTTCCCACCAATGGAACAAATTCAAAGCAACAAACCATGGCGATGGAGATGATAACTATTACCTCCTCTCCTGGAAATGCAAGTGTGGGGATAAGCTCTTTCAACCTTGA
- the LOC107914566 gene encoding uncharacterized protein, with translation MSSGICSQGLVLATAMVVSSTVIFLTFSRQKTLSPPPKQTLRSCLPSDGKKRDKKRKKKVQFAENVKETSGDGQEYRKEQHKKLIAAASTRRRKMDGFCRSEMPANRIALYNGILRDRVHVHKMECSY, from the exons ATGTCGTCAGGTATATGTTCACAAGGCTTGGTCTTAGCTACCGCTATGGTTGTTTCCAGCACTGTTATTTTCCTCACTTTTTCAAGGCAAAAAACCTTGTCTCCTCCTCCTAAACAAACCCTTCGTTCTTGCTTGCCTTCAG atggaaagaaaagggataaaaagaggaagaaaaaagTACAGTTTGCTGAGAATGTTAAAGAAACAAGTGGCGATGGACAAGAATACAGAAAAGAACAACACAAGAAGTTAATTGCAGCAGCAtcaacaagaagaagaaaaatggatgggTTTTGCAGAAGTGAAATGCCGGCAAATAGGATAGCTTTGTACAATGGAATTCTCAGGGACCGTGTTCATGTTCATAAAATGGAgtgttcatattga
- the LOC107914159 gene encoding uncharacterized protein isoform X3, whose product MDNSAVQSQGSISSISTSNQTLDLHGSVATANAPAEFVNHGLLLWNQIRQRWVGNRRSQNRKQLVQEPKLNWNATYENLLGSNKPFPQPIPLSEMIDFLVDVWEQEGLYD is encoded by the exons ATGGACAACAGTGCTGTGCAGTCACAGGGAAGCATCTCATCGATCAGCACAAGCAACCAGACACTTGATCTGCATGGCAGTGTTGCAACTGCTAATGCCCCAGCTGAATTTGTAAATCATG GCCTTCTTCTCTGGAATCAAATTAGGCAGCGCTGGGTGGGAAACAGGAGGTCTCAAAATCGGAAGCAATTGGTTCAAGAACCCAAGCTAAA TTGGAATGCGACTTATGAAAATTTACTTGGAAGCAACAAGCCATTCCCTCAGCCTATTCCTCTTTCT GAAATGATAGATTTTCTCGTGGATGTTTGGGAGCAGGAAGGGTTGTATGACTGA
- the LOC107914159 gene encoding uncharacterized protein isoform X2 — translation MGGCLGCYEKPSFNPLVNESSKGLNVQGQTVRKASISEDFWTTSTCDMDNSAVQSQGSISSISTSNQTLDLHGSVATANAPAEFVNHGLLLWNQIRQRWVGNRRSQNRKQLVQEPKLNWNATYENLLGSNKPFPQPIPLSEMIDFLVDVWEQEGLYD, via the exons ATGGG TGGTTGTCTAGGATGCTATGAGAAGCCGAGTTTCAATCCCTTGGTGAATGAATCGTCAAAAGGACTAAACGTTCAAGGTCAGACAGTCAGGAAAGCCAGCATATCAGAAGATTTCTGGACCACTAGCACTTGTGATATGGACAACAGTGCTGTGCAGTCACAGGGAAGCATCTCATCGATCAGCACAAGCAACCAGACACTTGATCTGCATGGCAGTGTTGCAACTGCTAATGCCCCAGCTGAATTTGTAAATCATG GCCTTCTTCTCTGGAATCAAATTAGGCAGCGCTGGGTGGGAAACAGGAGGTCTCAAAATCGGAAGCAATTGGTTCAAGAACCCAAGCTAAA TTGGAATGCGACTTATGAAAATTTACTTGGAAGCAACAAGCCATTCCCTCAGCCTATTCCTCTTTCT GAAATGATAGATTTTCTCGTGGATGTTTGGGAGCAGGAAGGGTTGTATGACTGA